The genomic region CCGTGCTCAAACAACGCCGCCCGCTAAAGATGCAGGTCAGGCAGTGGTGACGCTGGGCCGCACGGAGTTTCCAATCAACGAGTATTTTACGATCAGCTTCACCCTGCGCGGAGCGGCGTTAGACCGCTACTCGGCTTTTCCGGATATTGAAGGCTTCAAGAAAAGTGGCAAGCTGAATACCACCACTACGCGGACGGTAGGGGACCAAAGCTCGATTGAGCTAACCATTACGCAGCGGTACGCCGCCTACGAGGAAGGTGAATTTGAGCTGCCGCCATTCACAATTACTGTGAATGGCAACCCCGTTCGGTCGCCGGGTACCACTTTGGAGGTAGGACCACAGCAAGCGGCCACTACACCACCCGCAGCAGGCACTACGCCTACTCCCAGCAACCAGCCCTTGCAAGGCATCGGCTTGCTGGATGAGTTGTTTGGCAAACCCAAGCCCGATGCCTACGTGGAGCCGAAGGACCACGCTTTCTTAGCATTGGTGGCCGATAAAAGCAGCGTGTATGTGGGCGAGGGCGTGCACGTGAGCATGTATTTCTACCTCACTCCCGCCGACCAGGGCCTACTCGACTTCTACAATTTTGCGGGTCAGCTGCCTGGCATTATGCAGCAGTTGCAACAGCGCTCGGCTTGGGAAGAACATTTCGAGGATCAGGAAATAACGCCTGAAACCATCACAGTAGATGGAAAGAAATACCTGCGCTACCGCCTCTACGAAACGCAGCTGTATACGCTTACCACCGAGACGCTGCGCTTTCCTGTGATTTCGCTGCAAATGGTGAAATACAAAATTCCGAAAGACCCCGTTACGGACCCTGCTGACCGCCTGGAAGGCTACAAAACCTACTTCACCGACCCGCTCACAATATCCGTGAAGCCCCTGCCGCCCCACCCTCTGCGTGATGGGGTGGCAGTGGGGCGCT from Hymenobacter aerilatus harbors:
- a CDS encoding BatD family protein, whose protein sequence is MIRLQAIVCFLLVVLATGSRAQTTPPAKDAGQAVVTLGRTEFPINEYFTISFTLRGAALDRYSAFPDIEGFKKSGKLNTTTTRTVGDQSSIELTITQRYAAYEEGEFELPPFTITVNGNPVRSPGTTLEVGPQQAATTPPAAGTTPTPSNQPLQGIGLLDELFGKPKPDAYVEPKDHAFLALVADKSSVYVGEGVHVSMYFYLTPADQGLLDFYNFAGQLPGIMQQLQQRSAWEEHFEDQEITPETITVDGKKYLRYRLYETQLYTLTTETLRFPVISLQMVKYKIPKDPVTDPADRLEGYKTYFTDPLTISVKPLPPHPLRDGVAVGRYQLRESIDRTTFQVGQTFTYTFSVEGEGNLATLAAPMLRPQPGVELYGPDIQQDLTRQSGRVGGRKRFTYRMVPRRPGLLPLDSMLTLICFNPVTARYDTLRPQLVISVQDAPRKAAFRPRPDDPFYTEALQTADNTLQPLDAYRDVRRYTNVVLLLLLGVAGYGWWRGRS